The genomic DNA CTATCAAATGACAAACCACTAATGACACAATGCAGTCATGTTTGCAGGTTGATTTGCCAACAAATTAGCTATGCTGGGATTGCATACAAATGCAGGTATTATTCATATATTTCTATGTGACATATGGTTTACAATTGATGGTATTGTGTAGGCTTTGTACTCTTTAGATTTCACCTCAGACCGGTGTTCACTGTATTTGCATAAGAGACTTTGTGCATTTAAAACATCATGAAGCAATACACTCTGATCATTTCAATCGTGTTTTTCCCAGGTAATCCTGTTATCTCACCCTATTCcccttgtttgttgtgtttaCCACTTTATGTTTATGCCATGTGTATTTGACATGAGCTCAATAAAATGTTTTAACTGTCAtactttttgtatttgttttatttatctaGTGTTGGTCTAATCGGATGGGAAGAGAAGAAATGGGTCAATTTACTTCaggtgtattcggaaagtattcagaccccttgactttttccacatttggtacatttatagccttattctaaaatgtattacatattttcttctccctcaatctacacaatctgcccataatgacaaagcgaaaacaggtttttagaaatctttgcaaatttataaaaaataaacaaataccttatttacataagtattcagaccctttgctatgagactcaatgtagatcaggtgcatcctgtttccattggttgtctttgagatatttctacaacttgatttgcgTCCATCTGTGataaattgattggatatgatttggaaaggcaaacataaggtcctacagttgacagtgcacgtcagagaaAAAACTAACCCATGAGCTCAAAgaaattatccgtagagctccgagacaggattgtgttgtggcacagatctggggaagggtaccaaaacatttctgcagcattgaaggtccccaagaaccgtggcctccatcattcttaaatggaagaagtttataACCACCAAGACTTCGTaaagagctggccacccggccaaactgagcaatcaggggagaagggccttggtcagggaggtgaccaagaacccgatggtcactctgagagggctctgtggagatgtgagaaccttccagaagatcAACCAACTCCGCAGCattccaacaatcaggccttttatggtagagtggccagatgaaagccactcctcagtaaaagacacatgacagccaatggtgtaaagtacttaagtaaaaatacttacgTACTAAAGTCATTTTGGGGGTATTTGAACTTTAGTATTTATATTTTTctcaacttttacttcactgcattcctaaagaaaatattgtactttttactccatacattttccctgaaaattgtgaaattcattcacttatcaagagaacacgtggtcatccctactgcctatgttctggtggactcactaaacacaaatgcatcttttgtaagtaatgtctgagtgttggagtgtgcccctggttaactgtacattttaaaaacaagaaaatggggccgtctgctttgcttaatataatttgaatttgaaattatttatacttttacttttgatacttaagtatattttagcaattaaatgtacttttgatacataagtatatttcaaaccaaatacctttagactttactcaagtagtattttattaggtgacttttacttgagtcattttctactaaggtatctatacttttactcaagtatgacaattgggtactttttccaccactgatgacAGCCACTTGaagattgccaaaaggcacctaaagactctcagaccataagaaacaagattctctggtctaatgaaaacaagattgagcactttggcctgaatgccaagcgtcacgtctggaggaaacctgacacttgtgtaaatgtcatatttcagtgtgttatttttttttaaattgcaaaaaaatctgtggtattgtgtgtagtagattgatgagggaaaaaaactattgtcaattttataataaggctgtaatgtagtaaaatgtggaaaaagtcaaggggtctaaatactttatcaatgcagtgcattctgaaaatattcagaccccttgactttttctacatttttttttacattacagccttattatgaaattgatcaaattattttttcccctcatcaatctacacacaataaaccataacgaaaaagcaaaaacaggttttttttattttttttaaatgtattacaaataaaaaatggaaatatcacatttacataagtattcataccctttactcagtactttctgaagtccctttggcagcgattacagcctctagtcttcttgggtatgacgctacaagctgggcacacctgtatttggggagtatctCCCAGATCCTGTCAGGCtttgtcatgttggatggggagtgtcgctgcacagctattttcaggtctttccagagatgtttgatcggacttccagtggggagaccaaAGATCAACCTACCCCGCCCCCGCGCCATCtcatacttctgagtgggagacaatcccaggcagtagcctgcttagctcacaaactagaatcagggcgcccactccgacaaggttaattgatccacagtcccacacggtgacatgatatcattgacgtgacgtGTAAATGAGTGATAGAAAACCGATTGCGCAAATTTCACCATtcagaatttgtatttatttaaattgtgCGGTGCCCCATGCCGCCCCCGGGAAGATGCCGTCCTGGGCGGATACCCATGTCGCCTATGCTTAAATCCGCCACTGGCTCCAGatctgacacttggcattcaggccaatcttggtttcatcaggccaatcttggtttcatcagaccagagaatcttgtttctcatggtctgaagtcctttaggtgccttttggcaactccaagcgggctgtcatgtgccttttactgtggagtggcttccgtctgtccactctaccataaaggcctgattgataaaggcctctaccataaaggcctggtggagtgctgcagagatggctgtccttctggatggttctcccatctccacagaggaactctgaagctctgtcagagtgactatcgggttcttggtcacctccctgaccaaggcccttccccccgattgctcagtttggccgggcggccagctctaggaagagtcttggtggttccaaacttcttccatttaagaatgatggaggccactgtgttcttggggaccttcaatgctgcataattgtttttgtacccttccccagatctctgcctcgacacaatcctgtcttggagctctacggacatctccttcgacctcatggcttggttttttctctgacatgcactttcaactgtgggaccttatatagacaggtgtgtgcctttcaaaataatgtccaatcaattgcatttaccacaggtggactccaatcaagttgaagaaacatctcccTCTGAAACtcaatcctggacttcctgacgagccgccactaggtggtaagggtagggaacaacacgtctgccacgctgatcctcaacactggggccactcaggggtgtgtacttagtcccctcctgtactccctgttcacccatgactgcatggcctaacacgactccaacaccatcattaagtttgctgaccacacaacagtggtaggcttgattaccgacaacgatgagacagcctatagggaggaggtcagagaaatggcagtgtggtgctaggacaacaacctctccttcaatgcGAGCAAGACAAATGAactgattgtggattacaggaaaaggcaggccaaacagtcccccattaacatcaacggggctgtagtggagcgggttcagagtttcaagttccttggtgtccacattaccaacgatctatcatggtccaaacacaccaagacagtcgtgaagagggcacaacaaaacctttcccCCTTCAGTAGACTgaagagatttggcatgggtccccagatgcactatcgagagcatcctgaccagttgcatcaccgcctggtatggcaaccgctcggcatctgaccataaggcgctgcagagggtagtgcatacggcccagtacatcactagggccaagcttcctgtcatccaggagcTATGTAATAGGCGGTGCCCATAAAATTGTCGGAGAcgccagtcacccaagtcatagactgttttctctgctaccgcacaagcagtaccggagcgccaagtctaggaccaaaaggctccttaacagcttctacccccaagccataagactgctgagcaattaatcaaatggccaccagactattacattgcccccccccccccaacccccatttgttttgtacactgctactactcactgtttattatcacttcacccctacctacatgtacaaatgacctctaacctgtacccccacggtacccctatatatagccttgttattgttatgttattgtgttactttttattattttttactttagtttatttggtaaatattttcttaacttttcttgaactgcactgttggttaagggcttgtaagtaaccatgtcacggtaaggtctacacttgttgtattcggtgcatgtgacaaataaagtttgatttgatttgaaggatgataaatggaaacaagatgcacctgagctcaattttgagtctcgggtctgaatacttatgtgaataaggtatttctgttgttgttgtttttaatacatttgcaaaacatttctaaaaacttgttttcgctttgtcatttaaACCATtatataataaggctgtaacgtaacaaaatgtgtaaaaagtcacggagtctgaatactttgagAATGCTCTGTATAACCTCTTGTCAGTAGTCTGCTCTGGATCTGCCCAATGGACTGACATCCTCTCCTGGTCACACGACCATGGCAATGTAAGATTGATACTTGTAACCACCAATATTAACATTGACCTCATCGATTTGTTACAAAGTAacaaaatcatgagaaaacaggTTACATTTGTCGAGGAAATAAGAAAAGGAGATCGCCTGATAAAACGCGGTGGTAGCCGCGTTTTAGCAACAAGGTAGGCTTGCAAAATGAACTAGTTGTATGcttctgtaatgaatgttaatGAAATTAGTGCATTATATTTATAGACACATCTGTTTTTAATGATGACTTGTTTTTCGAGCTTTGCTATTATTGCGTTCAAAGCAAACATTTCAGATCAAGTTTCTATTATTTCATGTTTGTAGATCTGCGGAGTCAAATAACATGTACCATCATAGATATATAGGTATGTACTACTGGTACTAACTGGTTGTTAACTTGTGCATTGTATGTTTGCATGTTTACATAGTTAATTTGAAACTATTGGCTATTTTGTGAGTCAGAAATGCAAGGCGAAACGCTGCTCTGTTGATAGAGAAATGAAATGTAATAGCCTGCGTGTGGCATGTAATAGACACCACAGAAGCCAGTCGGGTATAGGAGTCCATATCTTTCCAAATGGTATTTTGGTAAATGTATTTTGGGGGGTTATCCAAATGTTAGTGTAATGTTAATTTGGTTCATCAATCTATTTAACATTACTGGTGATTGATCTAATACGCATTAAAATTTTACTCAATCAACAATTGTGTGATTAATGCAGATAGAGGCCTCATTAATACACCTATCTATATGACAGACTCTGAGCATGTGTATAAGGAACAAAACACCAGGGTGGAGATGCACAGGACAGCACATTTCAAGGTTCCTGACCACCAGCAGGTGAAAACCATACACGTCCCCAAGTCCATGATGACTGCACCATTTCTACAGGTAACATGTCAGCAAGTTATTTGCCATATACCATAATTAATATATTGCTGAATGTAAATGTAGTGTTCTACAAAATGTTCTTATCATGTTCCAGCATCCAACCCTCACAACTGGACAGAAACGATATCTCTACAGTATTGCAAATGTCTACAGCACCGAGCACATGAGGCGACTGATGAAGCAACGCTATCTCAATGTGCTGCACCGGTGTATTAAATCAGGTGGGTTGTAATTGTATTTACTTTAGAATGGAATATACACCAACTATTGCCTATCTTAGATTGAATGTTTTCCCTCAAGGTCATAGCTCTTTGGATGCAACCAAACATACTACTGGAGGTCCACTGCTTAAAGATCGGCTCACGTTCAAGATGGACAATGAGAGAGATTCTGGATCTAGGATCAAGCCATATGGACAGAGGAAGGGCACCACAGTGCACTCTAAAGTTATCCTCCCAAAGATTACCAACAGTCACAGTGCAGAGTGAGAagattgtatttgaaataatTACAATGAAGTCAGTCAtacattctattattctgacaatgTATTGAAGTATAGTATAATTTGTATAATTTCAAAACACATTCTCCTTATTGGTAACACATTTATTTGAGTCTCCCGTTAAACTGTTTATACGAGTTTTTAAATAGTTTATAAACCATTATTACACACTGTACATTTATTGTCTGTTGATTGTATGATTACACGTCATTTTaataatacatgttttaaaaCTTAAAGGTAGAGTCAGCGATATGAAGTAG from Oncorhynchus clarkii lewisi isolate Uvic-CL-2024 chromosome 30, UVic_Ocla_1.0, whole genome shotgun sequence includes the following:
- the LOC139390254 gene encoding protein FAM216A, which produces MRKQVTFVEEIRKGDRLIKRGGSRVLATRSAESNNMYHHRYIDSEHVYKEQNTRVEMHRTAHFKVPDHQQVKTIHVPKSMMTAPFLQHPTLTTGQKRYLYSIANVYSTEHMRRLMKQRYLNVLHRCIKSGHSSLDATKHTTGGPLLKDRLTFKMDNERDSGSRIKPYGQRKGTTVHSKVILPKITNSHSAE